One Bacteroidota bacterium genomic window carries:
- a CDS encoding geranylgeranylglycerol-phosphate geranylgeranyltransferase: protein MNSYLKIVRPLNLLIIAVSMFMVRHYLIAPFLKAAHSPLQMGNIAFILLVISIVLLAAGGYIINDYYDAEIDKINRPDDVIVGRSIPMRTASNMHLALSAVAVLIGFYCGWSVGSFKLGFVQFIIAMVLYYYALKYKRMLITGNLVVALITSSAIVLVWLFEFFAIKNNGIVFGNMIGNFGNINIFVFGMTLFAFLICFIREVVKDMEDIAGDEACGCHSIPVVYGISKSKKILVVMVGVLMLFTVFVQVLLFRWHYNIASSYFFLIHALNIYLLLKLRNAQSQTDFHFMSTVMKIIMLAGLLSMQMLYINF, encoded by the coding sequence TTGAATTCATATCTTAAAATAGTCCGTCCGCTGAACCTGCTCATTATTGCAGTAAGTATGTTTATGGTTCGGCATTATTTAATCGCGCCCTTCCTGAAAGCGGCACACAGCCCTTTGCAAATGGGTAATATCGCTTTTATACTGCTTGTAATTTCAATCGTATTATTGGCTGCGGGAGGTTATATTATAAATGATTATTACGATGCGGAAATTGACAAAATAAACCGACCCGATGATGTGATTGTTGGGCGCAGTATTCCGATGCGTACTGCCTCTAATATGCATCTTGCACTGAGTGCCGTGGCTGTGCTTATAGGCTTTTATTGCGGATGGAGCGTTGGCTCTTTCAAACTTGGCTTTGTTCAGTTTATTATTGCAATGGTTCTTTATTATTACGCATTAAAATACAAGCGAATGCTGATAACCGGTAATCTGGTTGTTGCTCTGATTACGTCTTCCGCAATTGTGTTAGTTTGGCTGTTCGAGTTTTTTGCTATCAAGAATAATGGAATTGTGTTTGGAAACATGATAGGGAATTTTGGAAATATCAACATCTTTGTTTTTGGGATGACGCTTTTTGCTTTTCTTATATGTTTTATCAGAGAAGTGGTAAAAGATATGGAAGATATTGCGGGTGATGAGGCATGTGGATGCCACAGCATTCCTGTTGTGTACGGAATCTCTAAGTCGAAAAAAATACTAGTGGTGATGGTTGGGGTGCTGATGTTGTTTACTGTATTTGTGCAGGTCCTTTTATTTCGCTGGCACTATAATATTGCTTCATCTTATTTTTTTCTGATACACGCGCTGAATATTTACCTCCTTCTTAAACTGCGAAATGCACAATCTCAAACCGATTTCCACTTTATGAGTACGGTAATGAAGATTATTATGTTGGCCGGCTTACTCTCGATGCAAATGCTTTATATAAACTTTTAA
- a CDS encoding Rossmann-like and DUF2520 domain-containing protein, which produces MNIPEIKTVTVIGAGNVATHLAKALLGSGKVINCVYSRTQDSAVYLASRVSAKAITQLSQLPADSDLYIIALPDAVVPSVISSIHLDGNLIVHTSGTLAADILANVSENYGVFYPFQTFSIGRALDFRHVPVCIESPKKENEVRLTELAQEITSSVSLVTSEKRALLHVAGVFACNFTNLNYVIAEEILRENNISFDLIKPLIRETASKVMGISPLKVQTGPAVREDRAIMDKHVELLASKPEYASLYNTLSKLIIKKKNDNGQL; this is translated from the coding sequence ATGAATATACCGGAAATAAAAACAGTCACTGTAATTGGTGCAGGGAATGTGGCAACGCACCTTGCAAAGGCTTTGCTGGGCTCCGGAAAAGTAATCAACTGCGTTTACAGCCGTACTCAGGATTCTGCGGTGTATCTTGCTTCACGGGTATCTGCGAAAGCAATTACACAATTATCTCAATTGCCTGCAGATTCCGACCTGTATATCATTGCTCTGCCTGATGCTGTTGTTCCGTCAGTAATCAGCAGTATTCACCTTGACGGAAATCTGATTGTTCACACTTCAGGAACATTGGCAGCTGATATTCTGGCGAATGTTTCCGAAAATTACGGTGTCTTTTATCCGTTTCAAACCTTTTCAATCGGTCGTGCGCTTGATTTCAGACATGTGCCGGTTTGCATTGAGTCACCGAAGAAAGAAAATGAAGTCCGCTTAACCGAACTCGCACAAGAGATTACTTCTTCGGTCAGCCTTGTTACTTCTGAGAAGCGTGCGTTATTGCATGTTGCGGGCGTATTCGCGTGTAATTTTACCAATCTGAATTATGTGATTGCCGAAGAAATACTTCGTGAAAATAACATTTCGTTCGACCTCATCAAACCACTTATTCGCGAAACAGCATCAAAGGTAATGGGGATAAGCCCACTGAAAGTTCAGACAGGACCGGCAGTGCGTGAAGACAGAGCCATCATGGATAAGCATGTTGAATTGCTTGCTTCAAAACCTGAATATGCATCACTGTATAACACACTCAGCAAATTGATTATTAAAAAAAAGAATGATAATGGGCAATTATAA
- a CDS encoding NCS2 family permease: MGIAQFFKLKQNNTSIRTELLAGITTFVAAMYIIVVNPAIVSATGMPFPAVLTATVILSAFCTIMMGLYANNPILVAPGMGLNAFFTYAVVLGMGVKVEVALGALFWAGVLFFILSIFNIRTLIVKAIPKQLRYAVACGIGIFIAFIGFTNAGFIINKPPIIGISSMNAGIITFLAGLIITAILSVKKVKGALILGIIITTVLSIPIGRLWGNVSAANHGIATLVTWKGFFAAPDFSLLFKLDFVNSLKLAVWPVIFAVLFTDMFDSLSTFVGVAEAAEIVDKNGEPRNIKQSLVVDSVATGLSGILGTTSGTAYIESASGVLAGGRTGLTAVVAGLLFIPFMFFSPLLSMIPSIATAPVLVLVGVFMMKPVLNINWKKYDDAIPCFLAMILIPLSYSITQGIIWGFLSWTILKVVCGKFKEISLTLIIIDILSILLLVVG; the protein is encoded by the coding sequence ATGGGAATCGCACAATTCTTTAAACTCAAACAAAACAATACAAGCATCCGCACCGAACTGCTGGCAGGCATTACCACCTTTGTGGCGGCCATGTATATTATTGTTGTCAATCCGGCAATAGTGAGTGCCACGGGAATGCCTTTTCCTGCAGTGCTTACGGCAACCGTTATATTAAGCGCGTTCTGCACAATCATGATGGGACTTTATGCAAACAACCCAATATTGGTAGCTCCCGGCATGGGTCTGAATGCCTTCTTTACGTATGCTGTGGTACTGGGAATGGGTGTAAAGGTTGAAGTTGCGCTGGGTGCACTTTTTTGGGCGGGCGTGTTGTTCTTCATACTTTCTATATTCAACATCCGGACACTCATTGTAAAAGCCATCCCAAAACAGCTGCGTTATGCCGTAGCATGTGGTATCGGGATTTTCATTGCATTTATAGGATTTACAAACGCGGGCTTTATTATCAATAAGCCTCCGATTATTGGAATCAGCAGCATGAATGCAGGTATCATCACATTTCTTGCCGGTCTTATTATAACAGCCATTCTTTCGGTAAAAAAAGTGAAGGGCGCACTCATACTCGGAATCATTATTACGACCGTATTAAGCATTCCCATAGGGCGGCTCTGGGGCAATGTATCAGCCGCCAATCATGGCATTGCAACACTTGTTACATGGAAAGGATTTTTCGCTGCACCCGATTTCAGTCTGTTATTCAAACTTGACTTTGTAAATTCTTTAAAACTTGCCGTCTGGCCTGTCATTTTCGCGGTATTGTTTACCGATATGTTCGACAGCCTTTCGACTTTCGTGGGTGTTGCCGAAGCGGCCGAGATTGTTGACAAAAACGGTGAACCCCGCAACATCAAACAATCCCTGGTTGTTGATTCGGTTGCAACGGGCTTATCCGGAATACTGGGCACAACATCCGGAACTGCTTATATTGAGTCGGCTTCAGGTGTGCTGGCAGGAGGTCGTACCGGGCTTACGGCGGTCGTAGCCGGACTGCTGTTCATTCCATTTATGTTCTTTTCACCGCTGCTGTCAATGATTCCGTCGATTGCTACGGCGCCGGTACTTGTGCTTGTCGGCGTTTTTATGATGAAGCCTGTGCTGAACATCAACTGGAAAAAATACGACGATGCCATCCCGTGTTTTCTGGCAATGATATTGATTCCTTTGAGTTATTCCATCACACAGGGCATTATCTGGGGATTCCTGAGCTGGACCATTTTGAAAGTAGTATGCGGAAAGTTTAAAGAGATATCGCTCACGCTGATCATTATTGATATTTTATCTATTCTGCTCCTGGTTGTAGGATAA
- a CDS encoding gliding motility-associated C-terminal domain-containing protein — translation MFFTMIISLNCIASGRDTVHSGNPCFVLNKGQWSENILFRTDIDKGALFLEKSCMTFVLEDVDAIKKITHYKYLSPDEKSNIPIPTTTINAHAYKVKFVKSNPNVRVVGQHNFPDYNNYFIGNNKNQWASRVPKFEDVTYYNLFNGIDMEVGEKSSFLKYEFHVSPGASVNNIQLEYDGTDGLAITDGNLVIRTSVNKIIELKPYAYQLIDGKEVQINCKFNLNKNRLSFALPEGYDKSLPLVIDPILIFSSYSGSTADNWGYTATYDSDGFLYAGGNIFAVGYPVTTGAFQTTYAGGSCDIVISKYDTTGHFMIFSTYIGGNGADVPASLIVDGNDDLFILGTTSSPDYPVTSNAFDTSFNGGQAYTLTYVLHYTGSDIVISKLSNDGTTLMASTYFGGSGNDGLNTQAPLKHNYADDVRGEIMIDDNNNIYVVSTSNSPNLPTAATVFQPTFGGGMQDGCIIKMDNTLSNLIWCSYLGGTGNDAAYSIVVDRNQDIYVAGGTTSADFPTTPGVLDTGFIGGICDGYIVHISKNGNLLMQGTYYGSNAYDQTYFVETDKEDNVYVLGQTAATGNTMIFNAAYFVPNGGQFISKINPTLDTLVWSTAFGTGNGGPDISPTAFLVDLCDKIYLSGWGGSINGFGGTSGLPVTWNAFQSTTDNNDYYFMVINDDASALTYASFFGGTSHEHVDGGTSRFDRNGKIYQSVCAGCGGIDDFPTTPGAVSNTNNSFNCNNGVIKFDFMLPVIVANFNIPPVVCLPSSVAFDNTSHSGGAGYTCWWDFGDGTTSTQFEPNHLYPGAGVYLVTLAVSDTGTCNFSDTITKQVVVISNSSDTLPTINICKGDYIQIGLLPIPDPTVTYTWIPSGNLSDANVSNPFAYPVQTTVYTLLLSNGICTDTLKQRLTVFDLDAYAGNDTTTCDGPMLLIANSGDGASTFHWSSNPQFSDWLNSGPGDSTAMVNITTPTTFYIQVSNAWCTAIDSVTVGFQVVAGSGFTQDPLCHGDSNGIASVVVSSGTGPYTYHWNTGQLTDTIFNVAGGTYTVTITDYNNCISVVSVTLIDPPILTGILIPQDIPCSEVCNGSITVNMSGGTSPYTYAWSNGQISNPANNLCAGTYIVTVNDSRMCVAHDTAIININSVFTNVSVYSDQDTIYEGESTGLHATDIAGTHYTWTPGASLDNPSSPNPVASPVTTTTYYLEIADGNGCVYLDTLRIIVLDVMCEEPYIYVPNAFTPNGDNQNDRVYVRSRMLKSMFFTIYDRWGEKVFETTKQDVGWDGTYKGIACDPGVFVYYLDATCHNKEKFIKKGNITLIK, via the coding sequence GTGTTTTTTACAATGATAATAAGCCTGAATTGTATTGCTTCGGGGCGCGACACCGTGCATTCAGGTAATCCATGCTTTGTGCTCAACAAAGGACAGTGGTCAGAAAATATATTATTCCGTACTGACATTGATAAAGGCGCGCTCTTTCTTGAAAAAAGCTGCATGACGTTTGTGCTCGAAGATGTAGACGCCATTAAAAAAATTACGCATTACAAATACCTAAGCCCCGACGAAAAAAGCAATATTCCCATTCCGACAACGACAATTAATGCTCACGCATACAAGGTAAAATTTGTAAAAAGCAATCCGAATGTCAGAGTTGTAGGGCAACACAACTTCCCTGATTACAATAACTATTTTATTGGAAACAATAAAAATCAATGGGCATCTCGGGTTCCCAAATTCGAGGATGTAACCTATTACAATCTTTTTAATGGCATTGATATGGAAGTGGGCGAAAAAAGTTCATTTCTGAAATATGAATTCCACGTCAGCCCGGGCGCATCTGTGAATAACATTCAGCTTGAATACGACGGCACTGACGGACTTGCAATAACCGACGGCAATCTCGTTATCCGAACTTCCGTAAATAAAATTATTGAGCTTAAACCTTACGCATATCAGTTAATCGACGGTAAGGAAGTTCAAATAAATTGTAAGTTCAATCTGAATAAAAACCGTCTAAGTTTTGCCTTACCTGAAGGATATGACAAATCGCTGCCTCTGGTAATTGACCCGATATTAATATTTTCTTCTTATTCGGGCTCTACGGCCGATAACTGGGGATATACCGCTACCTACGACAGCGACGGCTTTCTGTATGCCGGCGGCAATATTTTTGCAGTTGGATATCCCGTTACAACGGGCGCATTTCAAACGACCTATGCCGGTGGCTCATGTGATATAGTCATCTCAAAATACGATACTACGGGTCATTTCATGATTTTCTCAACGTATATTGGCGGCAACGGTGCCGACGTTCCCGCAAGCCTGATTGTTGACGGTAACGACGACCTATTTATTTTAGGGACAACGTCCTCGCCCGATTATCCGGTGACATCAAACGCTTTCGACACATCATTTAACGGTGGGCAGGCTTACACGCTCACCTATGTATTGCATTACACCGGCTCGGATATTGTTATTTCAAAACTCAGCAACGACGGCACTACCCTGATGGCATCGACCTATTTTGGCGGAAGCGGCAACGACGGACTCAACACACAAGCGCCACTTAAACACAATTACGCTGATGATGTGCGAGGTGAAATTATGATTGACGACAACAACAATATTTACGTGGTCAGCACGAGCAACTCACCCAATTTACCAACGGCGGCAACAGTATTTCAACCGACATTCGGCGGCGGTATGCAGGATGGTTGTATTATAAAAATGGATAACACGCTTTCGAACCTTATCTGGTGCTCGTACTTGGGTGGCACGGGAAATGACGCGGCTTACAGCATTGTTGTCGATAGGAATCAGGATATTTATGTTGCAGGAGGAACCACTTCTGCGGATTTCCCCACAACGCCGGGAGTCCTTGATACAGGCTTTATTGGAGGTATATGCGACGGCTATATCGTACACATCAGCAAGAACGGCAATCTGCTTATGCAAGGAACGTATTACGGCTCTAATGCTTATGACCAGACCTATTTTGTTGAAACCGATAAGGAAGACAATGTATATGTGCTAGGTCAGACGGCAGCTACAGGCAATACAATGATTTTTAATGCAGCTTATTTTGTTCCGAACGGCGGACAGTTCATCAGCAAAATAAATCCCACATTAGACACTCTTGTGTGGTCAACTGCATTTGGAACGGGAAACGGCGGACCCGACATTTCACCCACAGCATTCCTGGTTGACCTCTGCGATAAAATATACCTTTCGGGATGGGGTGGCTCCATTAACGGATTTGGCGGCACTTCAGGGCTTCCGGTAACATGGAACGCTTTTCAGTCAACTACAGACAACAATGATTACTATTTTATGGTAATCAACGATGATGCCTCCGCACTCACTTACGCTTCATTTTTCGGCGGTACCAGTCATGAGCATGTGGATGGCGGCACCAGCCGTTTTGACCGTAACGGGAAAATATATCAGAGTGTATGTGCCGGATGCGGCGGTATTGATGACTTTCCCACAACACCCGGTGCTGTAAGCAATACCAATAACAGCTTCAACTGCAACAACGGTGTAATAAAATTTGATTTCATGCTGCCGGTCATTGTCGCAAATTTTAATATACCACCTGTTGTGTGCCTGCCGTCATCCGTGGCTTTCGACAATACATCGCACTCGGGAGGCGCGGGATATACGTGTTGGTGGGATTTTGGCGACGGTACCACTTCAACACAATTTGAGCCCAATCATCTGTATCCGGGCGCGGGTGTATATCTTGTCACGCTGGCCGTTTCCGATACCGGCACCTGCAACTTCTCCGACACCATCACAAAACAGGTTGTAGTGATTTCCAACTCAAGCGATACGCTGCCAACAATAAATATTTGCAAGGGCGATTACATTCAGATCGGACTGTTACCCATACCCGACCCTACTGTAACCTACACATGGATTCCATCCGGAAACCTTAGTGATGCGAATGTTTCCAATCCTTTTGCCTATCCCGTTCAAACGACCGTTTACACACTTCTTTTATCTAATGGTATTTGTACTGATACACTTAAGCAGCGGCTCACAGTCTTTGATCTTGATGCTTATGCGGGCAACGACACCACCACCTGCGACGGTCCGATGCTGCTCATTGCCAATTCCGGTGATGGCGCATCAACCTTCCACTGGTCGTCAAATCCACAATTTTCCGATTGGCTGAATTCCGGTCCGGGTGACAGCACGGCTATGGTAAATATTACCACACCCACAACATTTTATATTCAGGTAAGCAATGCATGGTGTACTGCTATTGACAGCGTCACTGTAGGTTTTCAGGTGGTTGCCGGAAGTGGTTTTACACAGGATCCGCTGTGCCATGGCGACAGCAACGGTATTGCATCGGTGGTAGTCAGTTCGGGTACCGGTCCCTACACCTATCATTGGAACACCGGGCAACTCACCGACACAATTTTTAATGTCGCCGGCGGTACGTATACTGTAACCATTACCGATTACAATAATTGTATTTCGGTAGTTTCAGTTACACTCATAGACCCGCCAATACTTACCGGAATATTAATTCCTCAGGATATTCCATGCAGCGAAGTGTGTAATGGAAGTATCACCGTGAACATGAGCGGTGGAACATCGCCCTACACCTACGCCTGGAGCAACGGGCAAATCTCGAATCCTGCGAATAACCTTTGTGCGGGTACTTACATCGTAACGGTGAATGATTCCAGAATGTGCGTTGCACATGATACCGCAATCATCAATATCAATTCCGTATTCACAAACGTTTCGGTTTATTCTGACCAAGATACTATTTACGAAGGTGAAAGTACCGGCCTGCATGCTACCGATATTGCCGGAACTCACTACACCTGGACTCCCGGAGCAAGTCTTGACAATCCGTCGTCGCCCAACCCTGTGGCAAGCCCGGTAACCACTACAACTTATTATTTAGAAATTGCCGACGGAAACGGCTGCGTGTACCTCGACACACTGCGGATTATTGTGCTTGACGTAATGTGCGAAGAGCCGTATATCTACGTTCCCAATGCTTTCACGCCAAACGGCGATAACCAGAATGACCGGGTTTATGTGCGCTCACGTATGCTGAAATCAATGTTCTTCACCATTTACGACCGCTGGGGCGAAAAAGTTTTTGAGACCACAAAACAGGATGTCGGCTGGGACGGTACTTACAAAGGCATTGCCTGCGATCCGGGCGTTTTTGTTTATTACCTCGACGCCACCTGCCACAACAAAGAGAAGTTCATCAAAAAGGGGAATATTACGCTGATAAAGTGA
- a CDS encoding DNA-deoxyinosine glycosylase, whose translation MIRSFNPIVNKNSRVLILGTMPGKESLRAGEYYAHPRNAFWQIMFDLAGENFSDSYVSRKRLLLNNNIALWDVLESCERASSLDSDIRDEVPNDISSLLNKHPLIRTIFFNGQHASKLFKKYNPEIVLAQYTLPSTSPAHAVPLSRKAEQWRIISGV comes from the coding sequence ATGATTCGCTCCTTTAATCCAATTGTAAATAAAAATTCCCGAGTGCTTATTCTCGGAACTATGCCGGGCAAGGAATCGCTGCGTGCCGGAGAATATTATGCCCATCCACGAAATGCATTCTGGCAAATCATGTTTGACCTGGCTGGTGAAAATTTTTCGGACAGCTATGTTAGCAGGAAAAGATTGTTGTTGAATAATAATATTGCGTTGTGGGATGTGCTGGAATCGTGCGAACGTGCCAGCAGCCTCGATAGCGACATCCGTGATGAAGTACCGAATGATATCAGTTCATTGCTTAATAAACATCCTCTTATCCGGACAATCTTCTTTAACGGACAGCATGCTTCAAAACTCTTTAAGAAATATAATCCGGAAATTGTCCTTGCACAATACACCCTGCCATCTACAAGCCCTGCTCATGCAGTGCCTCTTTCGCGCAAAGCAGAACAGTGGAGGATTATTTCTGGAGTTTGA
- a CDS encoding DNA alkylation repair protein, whose product MSDIENIIKYLKDHGSVENRLGMAHYGINVQSAFGVKIPLLRVIAKEYKKKHALALELWASGFHEARVLAGMIDDPMLVTDVQVEKWVADFNSWDLCDQCCMNLFRYLPFAAEKAIELSRRDEEFVKRAGFALMASLASGSKNRPDKYYTPFFDCIIEQSGDDRKMVKKAVNWALRQIGKRNSALCAKAIEISHQLIDTGNKTAIWIAKDAIKELEAKKF is encoded by the coding sequence ATGAGTGACATTGAAAACATAATAAAGTACTTAAAAGACCATGGCAGTGTAGAAAACCGCCTTGGTATGGCACATTACGGTATCAACGTTCAAAGCGCATTCGGAGTAAAAATACCCTTGCTTCGGGTTATAGCAAAAGAATATAAAAAGAAACATGCTCTAGCGCTTGAATTGTGGGCAAGCGGTTTTCATGAAGCCCGTGTTCTTGCCGGTATGATTGATGACCCCATGCTTGTAACGGATGTTCAGGTTGAAAAATGGGTGGCCGATTTTAATAGCTGGGACCTTTGCGACCAGTGCTGTATGAATTTGTTCCGCTATTTACCATTCGCGGCAGAAAAAGCCATTGAGTTGAGCCGGCGCGACGAAGAATTTGTTAAAAGAGCAGGCTTTGCATTGATGGCGAGTCTGGCTTCCGGCAGTAAAAACCGTCCGGATAAATATTATACTCCGTTTTTCGACTGCATTATTGAACAATCAGGCGATGATCGCAAAATGGTGAAAAAAGCCGTGAACTGGGCGCTTCGTCAAATAGGAAAACGAAATTCTGCCCTTTGTGCAAAGGCAATTGAAATAAGCCATCAACTTATTGACACAGGCAACAAAACTGCAATTTGGATAGCCAAAGACGCCATAAAGGAGCTGGAGGCAAAGAAATTTTGA
- a CDS encoding Maf family nucleotide pyrophosphatase has product MLQEKLRDYRIILASQSPRRQMLLAGLDLKFEIIPREVEEVFPAELKREEIVLHLCRLKADAFHESEMDDKTLILTADTIVWLNDHVLGKPSSREDAIDMLKQISGNKHIVYTGVCIKTKHKSAVFFAQSEVTFRELNEKEITWYVDNYSPMDKAGAYGIQEWIGYVGIQRIEGSYYNVMGLPTQKLYVELTKFLEEK; this is encoded by the coding sequence ATGCTACAGGAAAAACTCAGAGATTATCGTATTATTCTTGCATCACAATCGCCCCGAAGGCAAATGCTGCTCGCCGGTCTTGATTTAAAATTTGAAATTATTCCCCGTGAAGTTGAAGAGGTATTTCCGGCCGAATTAAAGCGCGAAGAAATTGTGCTTCATTTGTGCCGGCTCAAAGCCGATGCTTTTCACGAATCGGAAATGGATGATAAAACGCTTATTCTAACGGCTGATACCATTGTGTGGCTCAATGATCATGTGCTGGGCAAGCCGTCGTCGCGCGAAGACGCCATTGATATGCTAAAGCAGATATCGGGCAACAAGCACATTGTATATACCGGTGTTTGTATTAAAACAAAGCACAAAAGTGCCGTGTTTTTTGCACAGTCGGAGGTTACATTCCGTGAGTTGAATGAAAAAGAAATTACATGGTATGTCGATAATTATTCGCCCATGGATAAGGCTGGCGCGTATGGCATTCAGGAATGGATTGGTTACGTCGGCATTCAGCGCATTGAGGGCAGTTATTACAACGTTATGGGTCTGCCTACACAAAAATTATACGTGGAGTTGACGAAGTTTCTGGAGGAAAAATAG
- a CDS encoding carboxypeptidase-like regulatory domain-containing protein, with product MKILKDSLLLLLLISAIVLYSCKKKANELVVRGKIFDPNTNAYVEGAKVKLLASKVESGIYNSNYTEVSSVLTDSDGNFSFDFTEAKVAGYRITVTKDRYFGYSEDINSDQIVSGTAFSPTYSIYPEGYVKLEIENFVSYDSLDNVTYSFTSGYTECDGCCDNTLFHGAGAAFHDTLICLTRGNQNVSVAWNVTKHNITTLHSDTFYCNAFDTVYYKINY from the coding sequence ATGAAGATATTGAAGGACAGCCTGCTATTATTATTACTGATTTCGGCTATAGTGCTGTATTCTTGTAAGAAGAAAGCAAACGAACTGGTGGTGCGCGGTAAAATTTTTGATCCGAACACGAATGCATATGTTGAAGGGGCAAAAGTAAAATTGCTGGCAAGCAAGGTCGAATCGGGTATTTATAATTCAAACTATACTGAAGTGTCGTCCGTGCTGACGGATTCCGATGGCAATTTTTCTTTTGATTTTACGGAGGCGAAAGTTGCCGGATATCGTATTACTGTGACTAAAGACAGATATTTTGGATATAGTGAGGACATTAATTCAGATCAGATAGTTTCAGGGACAGCTTTTTCTCCAACGTATTCTATTTATCCGGAGGGTTATGTGAAGCTTGAAATCGAGAATTTTGTTTCATATGACAGCCTCGATAATGTCACATATTCATTTACAAGCGGATATACCGAATGTGACGGATGCTGCGACAATACGCTGTTTCATGGTGCAGGTGCTGCCTTTCACGATACCCTGATTTGTTTGACACGGGGCAATCAGAATGTAAGTGTTGCGTGGAATGTTACCAAACATAATATTACGACACTTCACAGCGACACATTTTACTGCAATGCCTTTGATACTGTTTACTACAAAATAAATTATTAG
- a CDS encoding HAD hydrolase family protein: MGNYKERLKNITTFILDYDGVLSDGNILVLESGEQVRTGWVKDGYALHHALKRGYRVAIISGGTSPAIAKRCQSIGITDIFTGVTNKILVFDEYLKREKITADEVLYIGDDIPDYKVMQQVGVAVCPADAAEEIKSIATYISAFGGGFGCVRDVVEQVLKVRNDWMTDDAFDW, encoded by the coding sequence ATGGGCAATTATAAAGAGCGTTTAAAAAATATAACCACATTTATACTCGATTACGATGGTGTGCTGAGTGATGGGAATATACTGGTGCTTGAATCGGGCGAACAGGTTCGTACAGGATGGGTGAAAGACGGATATGCACTGCACCACGCCCTGAAAAGAGGCTACCGGGTTGCCATTATTTCCGGCGGAACATCGCCTGCCATTGCAAAAAGATGCCAATCGATTGGGATTACCGATATTTTTACCGGAGTGACAAATAAAATTCTGGTGTTTGATGAATACCTGAAACGTGAGAAAATCACTGCGGATGAAGTGTTGTATATTGGCGATGATATCCCTGATTATAAAGTAATGCAGCAGGTGGGCGTGGCGGTTTGTCCGGCTGATGCCGCTGAGGAAATAAAAAGTATTGCAACCTATATTTCCGCATTTGGCGGCGGTTTTGGTTGTGTCCGCGATGTTGTGGAGCAAGTACTCAAAGTGCGCAACGACTGGATGACCGATGATGCTTTTGACTGGTAG